AGCGTATTGAAGCGGCATGAGTCTTCCCTGCACGAACACACAGCTGTCACCTGGCTGCCGAAAGAAGACCTGGCGGCCCTGGACTGGGCTGAGGCGAATCTGCCGGTCCCGGCATCCTACTGCCGGTTTCCAGGACAGAGGCCGGTGACATCATGAATTCCCGCCCCGGTCCCGGCATCTATGACACGCTCCTGCGCACCCGGCTCCATGTGCCATGTGTGGATGAAAAAAATCTGGGAGCCTTATGCGTTGAGTCTGTAATCAAGAATATGTGGTGATTGTTTTA
The window above is part of the Desulfotignum phosphitoxidans DSM 13687 genome. Proteins encoded here:
- a CDS encoding NUDIX hydrolase, with translation MKRHESSLHEHTAVTWLPKEDLAALDWAEANLPVPASYCRFPGQRPVTS